Proteins encoded together in one Bacillota bacterium window:
- a CDS encoding DUF4351 domain-containing protein: MFEEKQKTLVMAEIFAGLAFGKAIIERIFKEVMNMFDIRQSAGYQLILEEGIEKGIEKGIEKGKKEFAIDMVTRLLRKKFKKLPSEYLEKIKSQDVLTLETVAENIFEIEKLEDLDQYLS; encoded by the coding sequence TTGTTTGAGGAAAAACAGAAGACTCTGGTCATGGCGGAGATTTTCGCTGGGTTGGCATTTGGCAAGGCGATTATCGAGAGGATCTTCAAGGAGGTTATGAATATGTTTGACATCAGGCAATCTGCCGGATATCAATTGATCCTGGAAGAGGGTATAGAGAAGGGTATAGAAAAGGGTATAGAGAAAGGCAAGAAGGAATTTGCCATAGACATGGTAACTAGATTACTTCGTAAGAAGTTTAAGAAGCTTCCGTCCGAATACCTTGAGAAGATCAAATCTCAGGACGTGCTTACCCTTGAGACGGTTGCAGAGAACATATTCGAGATCGAGAAGCTAGAAGACCTCGACCAGTACTTGTCTTGA
- a CDS encoding tetratricopeptide repeat protein — MRARAGLAAALWRVGQWEEAIWHLQELLKLNPADNQGIRFTLLTWLVFMGESEPVEALLQAFPDEESAAWLYSSALWLFRKDGASFEARQRLRQA; from the coding sequence ATGCGCGCCAGGGCGGGCCTGGCGGCGGCACTGTGGCGGGTAGGTCAATGGGAAGAAGCCATATGGCATCTACAGGAACTACTTAAATTAAACCCTGCTGATAATCAGGGGATCCGTTTCACTCTGCTCACATGGCTGGTATTCATGGGTGAATCAGAGCCTGTGGAGGCTTTGCTGCAGGCATTCCCCGACGAAGAAAGCGCAGCGTGGCTGTATTCTTCGGCGTTGTGGCTATTCAGAAAAGACGGGGCCAGCTTTGAGGCGCGCCAGCGTCTGCGGCAGGCATGA